A stretch of DNA from Hydra vulgaris chromosome 03, alternate assembly HydraT2T_AEP:
ttaatcttttatgaGTATAAAACcacatttattcaaaaaatctaATGAATTATCGCTTCATTCACACGGCTGCATACACGTGGTTCTATTCACACtgtctaaaaatttaaactttaatgtgcttctattaatttaaagtcAAACAGACTTgagcaaaattttattattaagtttagtagatcaaaaaaaatatatatatatatatatacatatataaaatatatgatcAGTGTTTGCTAATAATAtaccatttttataatataacttattacagcatattttaaatttttttatgacgcGATGGACAAACCAAATTACGCTTTGTCCGAAAGGCTAGCTGCAACGGCTGAAGTTCAAGATATAATAAACTTggttagtttcttttttttcatggcattattataatatcatcCATTATAAATCTAATGACATTGTTAGATGTAAGATGATTTCATGTTATATCTAGAATCTTACTTAGCAATGTATACGGTGACATTTTGCTTTGTGCGTGGCTTGGTATTATATTcgcatttaataataatttttatgtatgaaaaaaagtaattaatttgaACGTGTTAACGTTTTGATTTTCCGTTAACATAAACGGGTTAACGTTTTGATTTTCCGTTAACATAAACGGGTTAACGTTTTGATTTTCCGTTAACATAAACGGGTTAACGTTTTGATTTTCCGTTAACATAAACGGGTTAACGTTTTGATTTTCCGTTAACATAAACGGGTTAACGTTTTACTACTCTTCCGTTATTTCGACTACTTTTCAAGGTTGTATTAATATCTCagcaaagaaacaaaaaattacatgaaacgTAACAATATCATTTGACATAACTTTGAAATactatttatcaaaatttgccaaaaactatataaaatttaaaggaCATcgtaaaactttttagtttacaaaatataatttcaaatttaggtAAAAGAAGAACTGTTCAATCGAACCATTCATTGTTTGGATATATACGACGCTGTTACTTATCGATTTCAGTCTACAAATTGTGGTACCAATATTTTAATCAAggtaaaattaagaaatatttatatatttttgattatctAATTAAGCAAATATagctgaaattttaattattacaagttgactaaaaatattttagcaaaaacTCATAACGCTGGAGCAAGAGTACTTATTGCGTTGTAGTAAAACTTATAACTTGAAGTTGTAGTAGTAAATATTATCGGGCTGGAGTTCTTATAGTgctataaactttttgaaattgtttttgaaaaagtacCCAAAAACTCCTACCAAGAATGCTATTAACTAACTAGAAGATTGCAAGGAATAATGGAGTTATTGATGGAATAAGTGACAAAAAAATGGAGTAAGTTATGGAGTATGCAACGACAGTTAAAGATTAAGATTcatagaaaactttaaaaactgagttttatatgggttgtcaaatttaaaattagcagttcgttgaaacaaaacaaaaaaaagaatattaataattccttatcttaaagttatttttcttgaaaacaaTTAATAGTTTTACACAAATTTGcaatttaagtaactttttacgattgaaaattttgcaatttaGGGGAACCTGTTGTACCTTTGACCACTTTTTGCTTTAAGGCGTTTTTTGCGTAGCCTATTGAGTAAATCCAAACCAttcaaactttataatattcTCTTATattttgcccaaaaattatacttagaacttttttttcatttgaccAAGAAGTATCTTTTTCCCgcgttttaaataaagaagtcTATTGGTCAAAGGTACAACACGTACGTTGTACCTTTGACCGATGCGCGTTGTTCCTTTGaccaaaatgttattattaaaaaatcatgcaatGTTTGAAccctttttaatattttagcttgttatatattatatagaaacTTTTGGTccattttatatcaataaaaaaaatctaattattttgtaatcaatcctaattgtctaaaaaaaaactagaaaaatcaATCCTTACAATCTTGCAAAGACTTGTGTATTAAAGTTACGATACTCagtattactaatttttttcaataaaatcagttattataactatttagaTAAAGTCacatattttctttagttaGATGCTACTTACATGAAATAATTAGGATTAAGGTCCAAAACTTTAAACGCGATTTAATTGtacaaaacatattttctaatatatacagttatttttattattttagataagaaaagagcaaaaatatatttttataacttatgttaGCTGGCGGTCTATATTCATTTACATATGATCATAATgctttttatagaaaatatctTAATGAtgacaacaaaaaatacaatgataaaagagtaaaatatattaactattgCAAATAGTCAGATCAACATCAAACATAAGATACTGACGCTTAGATGAACCATGACCAATACTTGGTGGTGGAAGTTTCATAATAATATCCTTAAGTTCCAAATCATAAAGATTGTCATCTTCTcttataaacttgttacaaaaGTCTTCTGATTTCTTAAGATActtaattttgtaaactataCCAACAACTTCTAAAACTTCTGCTACATAAAATCTAGAGCATTTCTTTCCAGCCAActtgacaattaaaaaatctcCAGAAACAATTCCACTTTCATTATCAAGTATATTTACTCCAAAATCAATTTCATTAGAGCTTTCATCATTTAAACATATGTCAGACTGACTAAAAATAATCTGCTTtgccattttttttcttttgcttgaagaggtctttttaaattgttggttATTAGATTTTGAATCTagaataactttaatttcaGGGGTATCAGTTAAAATACATGATTTTCTATTACGTCTTTTTgaagtatttgtttttcttaatttggCTTTAGGATGAGGTCGTATTATCTCAGGTGAAACAATTGATCTTGATGGTAAACTCACAGTAGGGATTTCCCCTAAAACAATAGATGACGTTGATGGTACACTGGATGGAGCAGTTTTAACATCAATAATCTCATTAGAAAGGCAAGCTTCAGTATTCACTATTGGCCTATCAGTAACATTTGCAGCTAAAAAGTCAatatcagtaaaaatattttcattaaatggaTAAAATCCAGtacatttaaaactgtttataatattatttggtaCAAAAGCATGAGGATAAGCTTGACAAACAAGGTAAGATATATCATAAATTGTGACTGGTTTACCAGCATTGCCTGGTGATATCATCCAGTTATTCATggcattgttataaaaagttttaaatggtcCAAAAACACCACGATCAAGAGGTTGCATTTTATGGGTTGTGTGAGAATGAAATGTCATTAAAACTATGCCTGATTTTTTTGCTAACTCATTAACAGAAATGTTTACATGACTCTCATGATTATCCATTAATAAAAGAAC
This window harbors:
- the LOC101235228 gene encoding uncharacterized protein LOC101235228 isoform X2, encoding MDKPNYALSERLAATAEVQDIINLVKEELFNRTIHCLDIYDAVTYRFQSTNCGTNILIKVRVSHGRFLHAKVYVDFNNNIKLIYVDDNKGICDPLSPRDI
- the LOC101235228 gene encoding uncharacterized protein LOC101235228 isoform X3 — encoded protein: MDKPNYALSERLAATAEVQDIINLVKEELFNRTIHCLDIYDAVTYRFQSTNCGTNILIKQKLITLEQEYLLRCSKTYNLKL